Proteins from a genomic interval of Capsicum annuum cultivar UCD-10X-F1 chromosome 4, UCD10Xv1.1, whole genome shotgun sequence:
- the LOC107867576 gene encoding transcription factor TGA7 — protein MIMTSPTTQFAPTRRMGIYEPFHQMSVWEDAFRGDIVPSVDASMISQPNDRPDDKSGYTSGEQHIPSGSGDNQAPRRSISEKVQRRLAQNREAARKSRMRKKAYVQQLETSRLKLAQLELELERARQQGLYMLGSNSNMGILGTINPGIAAFEIEYSHWVEEQQKKNAELRSILQSPVSDLELQLLVENVLSHYFNLFRMKADAAKADVFYLMSGMWRTSVERFFLWIGGFKPSELINVVMPQLEPLTDQQIIKVCNLRHCCQQAEDALTQGMDKLHQTLAQSILNMNTGAGNYASQMVSSMENLEALESFVNQADHLRQQTLQQMSIILTTRQAARGLLAFGEYLQRLRALSSLWAARPREPT, from the exons ATGATCATGACTTCTCCAACAACTCAATTTGCCCCCACAAGAAGGATGGGCATATATGAACCATTTCACCAGATGAGTGTGTGGGAAGACGCGTTTAGAGGTGACATTGTGCCTAGCGTTGATGCATCTATGATTTCACAGCCAAACGACAGGCCAGATGACAAG TCAGGGTATACATCCGGTGAACAACATATACCCTCTGGCTCTGGAGACAATCAAGCACCGAGGAGGAGTATTTCAGAGAAG GTACAGCGACGTTTAGCACAAAATCGTGAAGCTGCCCGTAAAAGCCGTATGCGGAAAAAG GCGTATGTTCAGCAGCTGGAAACCAGCCGTTTAAAGCTGGCCCAACTCGAATTGGAGCTTGAGAGAGCTAGACAGCAG GGATTATACATGTTAGGTTCAAATAGCAATATGGGGATCTTAGGAACAATTAATCCAG GAATAGCTGCATTCGAGATAGAATACAGCCACTGGGTGGAAGAGCAACAAAAAAAGAATGCAGAATTGCGGAGTATTTTGCAGTCTCCTGTAAGTGATTTGGAGCTTCAGTTACTGGTAGAAAATGTCTTAAGCCACTATTTCAATCTCTTCCGCATGAAAGCTGATGCTGCCAAGGCTGACGTGTTTTACTTAATGTCTGGGATGTGGAGAACTTCCGTTGAACGCTTTTTCCTCTGGATTGGAGGATTCAAGCCATCAGAACTCATAAAT GTGGTGATGCCACAACTCGAGCCCTTGACCGATCAGCAAATCATTAAAGTCTGTAATCTGCGACACTGTTGCCAGCAAGCTGAAGATGCTCTCACACAGGGAATGGATAAACTTCACCAGACTCTGGCCCAGAGCATCCTAAACATGAACACAGGGGCTGGAAATTACGCTTCCCAAATGGTTTCTTCCATGGAAAATTTAGAAGCATTGGAGAGCTTTGTCAACCAG GCGGATCACCTACGACAACAAACACTACAACAAATGTCTATCATTTTGACAACGCGCCAAGCAGCTAGGGGCTTACTTGCTTTTGGGGAGTATCTTCAACGTCTTCGTGCTCTGAGTTCACTATGGGCAGCTCGTCCTCGTGAACCTACCTAA